The DNA region CCCACAGTATCCCCCAACCTATCAAATCTTCACACCCCTTCCTGTTTCTCCGTACTTTCCTGTCCTTGTTCGTCACCGCCCTCCTGCGCGCCttcctgttgctgctgctgctgttgctgttcacccacaagcccaagcccaagcccagcTAACCCTTCAATAACCTGAGGCCTTATAACATCCCTCCGGAACGCCTCCTCCTGCAGCAATCGAAGCGCCCGCAGCGTCGGACCCGGATGCGTCAAAAACTGCGCGTACTCCGGCGTCTTCCAGTACGAATAGAGGTATGCGAGGTACGCGGCGAACGCCTGGGCGTCCGGGTCGGCGGAGCTATCGATGGCCTCGTTTCCAGTGTCGTCGCTGGACCGGGAGATACCTAGGAGGTTCGGGTAGGTGACGGCTAGATGGGAGAGGTAGTAGGGGTTTGCGAGGGAGGAGACGAATTCGAGCTCGAGGGTAAAACGCGGGTTGGTGAGGGTTGGTGAGGGTTGTTGTTGCGGTTGTTCGGGAGGTTGAGCTTCCATGCTGGCTGgaaattgatattgatatcGCTTGTTGCGTAAGTGTAGAGATATTGAGGTCGGATAGTGCGAGAGGTGTAGTTAGTCCGTACTCCGACAGCTGCGGGAGAAGAAGGGTCGGCGTACTCTCCGTGCTCCGCAGAACCACAACTAAACAGTagaagaaggggaaagaaatgaaatgaaACGAAATAAAAAGAAACTTGAAATAAGTCAGTTTTCTAATTTCGACTCAAGTCCCGATCTTATGAAGCTTAAGAGGAGAATTCCGAAAGCCGATCGTGAACACTTTCCTAGGAGACAAGACGCCATGATCATTAaagaaatgaatgaatgaattATGCTAACAATGATACACGAATATGAACGCATATAGTGATACGGCTCAGTGTTATTAGTCTATGGATGCTATTCAACAGAACACGATAGATAGCAGTGTTTATATGAAAAGAGATGAGAAGAAAAGGTCAGGGAGATTTGAATGCAGCTATAAGGAGCAGAGGAAGAGCCAAAATGGGAAACAATGGAATGGCAGTAACTCATCGTGACAATCTTTAGTCGGTAAGATATACAAGAACAAACAAAACAGGAAAAAGCAACGACTGAAATACGGTCAATCTTCAGTGCAGCCGTGTCTCTCAGTCAAGGAACACATCTGGACCTAAGATCCTGCACAAGCACGGTGGGAATCGGGACCTCTTCCGGGGATAGAATTTGGACTGGCGTACGTGCAATCCAATGCTTGTGGACTCCCCCGCGAACTTGGTGAGAATGTCTTTGGAGGTTTCCAGGAGGAAGCACTCGGAATCGAGAAGTCGGTCAAGCTCTGCGGCAGTCCAACGAATTGGTGGCGAAACAGCTGCTGGCCTTGTCGACTTTCATCTCGGGAGCAGGAATGCAGGCGTGATACAGTTCAAGTTGAACCAGCAAGATGGGACTAGATAAGACACGCGCACAGCACAGTCGAGTCCAGGAGAATTTTTTTTCTGATCCAAAACCAGACGGGTTCTTTAGGGCTGCCGAGCCATCGAGGGCTGTGAAGGTGTTGGGATTAGAATGCTTTTCTCCGCTGGAGAGTGTAAAACCATAATCCTGAAAGAAAATTCACTGCAAAGAGACATAAATTGAAAGGCCTGTGGCATAAATACTTACCAAGTGCATGGCCGCGACTCCCGGCAATTCGACTACACGACCAATTTGATGTCTCCCATAACTTCAACTGATTCACAACACACTCTCTAGTCGAGTATTACCTGCTCAGACATCGAGGTACGTGCCTTGTGCCAGGGACCTTTCAAGTCTGTCATACGTCCCAATATCACCACCACATCGTCTCCGGATACAAGTTGCTGGGAGATTGGAAGTGAGTAGCCGAAGAGCTGTGCCGAATCCACTCTTTCGCTGGGACGTGTATGGCGATAACCGCAAGGAA from Aspergillus chevalieri M1 DNA, chromosome 2, nearly complete sequence includes:
- the SOH1 gene encoding mediator of RNA polymerase II transcription subunit 31 (BUSCO:EOG09265KF9;~COG:K;~EggNog:ENOG410PSFP;~InterPro:IPR038089,IPR008831;~PFAM:PF05669;~go_component: GO:0016592 - mediator complex [Evidence IEA];~go_function: GO:0003712 - transcription coregulator activity [Evidence IEA];~go_process: GO:0006355 - regulation of transcription, DNA-templated [Evidence IEA]); its protein translation is MEAQPPEQPQQQPSPTLTNPRFTLELEFVSSLANPYYLSHLAVTYPNLLGISRSSDDTGNEAIDSSADPDAQAFAAYLAYLYSYWKTPEYAQFLTHPGPTLRALRLLQEEAFRRDVIRPQVIEGLAGLGLGLVGEQQQQQQQQEGAQEGGDEQGQESTEKQEGV